One Gemmatimonadaceae bacterium genomic window, ACGCGTCGGCGACTCACTCCGCTTGCGCCCGCAGTGCCCGTAAGTCAGAACGCTGGTAGGCGCTTATCGCGGCGCCTGCGAGGATAAAGAAATTGTACGCCAGGAACACCGAGTTGAATGGTGAAGAGCTGGTGCCGTTGAGCGCGATCCCCAGCGTGGTGAGAAAGACAGTGGCAGCGACCATCCGAATGCCTGCGGTCGGGGCGCTCGCGAAAAGCCGTATTGAAAAAAAGCCAAGCGTGACCAGCACAGCGAGGTACCCGATAAGTCCGAGAACACCGAGGTCCACGGCATAACCGAGAAAGATGTTGTCGGCGGTCAACGGCGTGCGGCCGAATCGCGCCGCGACTTGATCGCTGGAGCCAAGACCGTGGCCCCACGGCCGCTCGAAGAACGCCGCGATCCCGCTTCGCCAATCGAAGATATGAGAAAAGCTGCTTGCAGTTTGGAACGTCGCAGTTGACAGTACGAAAGACGCCAGGCCAGGGACCAGAATGAGAGCCGTGAGAAAAACAGCGAGGGCCGTCAACGCGGCTCCAACGACTCGCGTCGGCCGACGTGAGATCAGGAAATAGAGCACCACCTGCAGAGTGCAAACGATGATTGTCGTGCGCGTTATCGACACAAGCAAGCCCGCCCAGATGACGGCGTAGCCTGCCAGGCTCCACAACTTGAGTCGCTTTGATGGATCGAAGACCCAGGCTGTCGCAGCCGGCATCAGCAACAGAAAGGGAAGCGCAAATGCTTGTCCCCCGAGGAAGACCGATCCGGCCCGTCTTACCGGGTGGCGTCCGAGGACGCTCCAGTAATTCGAGGGCAGTCCCCAGTCATTGCCGGCTGTCGACACGGTAAGACCGAGAAAGTCGTTCATGTAAGAGGCTGCGCCCATCGCGACGAGCATCCCGGGAGACACGAAGATCCGCTCGAGAATCCCGATTGCGGCGACGACAACCGCGACCCGAAAAAGGTGCTTGACGTAGGTCGATCGCTCACCGATCTCCGGCACTCCCCGTCCGAAATAATAGAGCAGCATGAAGAAAACCGAGCTTCGAAAACCGAATAGCTCGACCTTCGGCGGGATGCCGGCCGCGAAGAGCGGGTTCTCCACGATCGCGAAAAGGACGGCCAACGCGACGAGTCCGGTGATCGCGATATCCGGGGCGATGATCGCGACACCCGGTCCCCGGGACAATACGCAGCGCATCACGACGATCGCCAGGAGGATGACGGCCACTCCTTCCTTCCACGACGCCATGATCATCGTCGCCTGCATTCCCGTTTTGAGAACGCCGAAGAAAAAAGCAATCGTTACCGCGTGGAACGGCAAAACCCACAGCAGTAGAACGATCGGGAGCGCGATCAGCGCTCCTGTTCTAGGTGTTGAGCCTGCGCGCGCTGGAGCGCTTGAAGGCATTGCGAATCTCGCCCTTCACCATTCGCAGCGTACTCGAGAGATAACTCGACGAGCGCGGATTGCGCCCGCGCCAATCAGCGTAAACAGCGGCGGCCCCGGCGACCATTAACCCAAGGAAAAGGCCCGCGAAGGGAACTGCAACCCCCAGGATTGCATAGTCCGGCCAGACCGCTTTTCGTGGTGTGACCCCGGCGTCGAGCACAGTAATGCGCGCTGCGTCGTTAACTTCGTCGAGCAGCGTACTCTCATACTGGCGCTGCAAACTGAGATACAGATCGGCCGTGCGGTCCATCTCGCGCTGCAGGTGCTGCTGCTCGAATACAAGCCCCGGGGCGGCGCGCCATGAGCGATTCTGCTCGTTGAACTGTCGAAGTCTGTTTTCGGCGGCGTCCATATCCGATCGCGCCTTGGCGACCCGAGTTTCGAGAAAGATTCTCTTCGATCGCACTCTGGAAACACGCTGTTCGCTATTGAAAGCGCTCACGAGCTCGATCGTGCGATTGGCGATCGCCGAGCTCAG contains:
- a CDS encoding O-antigen ligase family protein — encoded protein: MPSSAPARAGSTPRTGALIALPIVLLLWVLPFHAVTIAFFFGVLKTGMQATMIMASWKEGVAVILLAIVVMRCVLSRGPGVAIIAPDIAITGLVALAVLFAIVENPLFAAGIPPKVELFGFRSSVFFMLLYYFGRGVPEIGERSTYVKHLFRVAVVVAAIGILERIFVSPGMLVAMGAASYMNDFLGLTVSTAGNDWGLPSNYWSVLGRHPVRRAGSVFLGGQAFALPFLLLMPAATAWVFDPSKRLKLWSLAGYAVIWAGLLVSITRTTIIVCTLQVVLYFLISRRPTRVVGAALTALAVFLTALILVPGLASFVLSTATFQTASSFSHIFDWRSGIAAFFERPWGHGLGSSDQVAARFGRTPLTADNIFLGYAVDLGVLGLIGYLAVLVTLGFFSIRLFASAPTAGIRMVAATVFLTTLGIALNGTSSSPFNSVFLAYNFFILAGAAISAYQRSDLRALRAQAE